In Vibrio sp. 10N, the following proteins share a genomic window:
- a CDS encoding CvfB family protein yields MINIGRINQLEVMKEADFGWFLDGEDYGSILLSKKHAPEDIAIGDTVDVFIYLDADNQVAATTDTPIAQVGEWGLMKVEGINSVGAFASWGIKEKDLLIPFSEQRGRLSEGQTILVYVYTDKASGRIVGTTKFNKLLDKTPARYQRNEQVDLLIAERSDLGYKAIVNGQHWGMIFPSDVIGKLFVGKKLKGFIKQIREDGKIDLSLQKIGVAKMDDLSEKILSLLEKKGGFLPLSDKSTPEAIFAAFKTSKGTFKKSIGGLYKQGKIRIEKDGIYLKSE; encoded by the coding sequence ATGATTAACATAGGTCGTATTAACCAACTGGAAGTAATGAAAGAAGCAGACTTTGGCTGGTTCTTGGATGGAGAGGACTATGGCTCTATTCTACTTTCTAAAAAGCATGCTCCAGAGGACATCGCTATCGGTGACACGGTCGATGTTTTTATCTATTTAGATGCAGACAACCAAGTGGCGGCAACGACCGACACGCCAATCGCGCAAGTGGGCGAGTGGGGACTGATGAAAGTTGAAGGCATTAACAGTGTCGGGGCTTTCGCTAGCTGGGGTATTAAAGAGAAAGATCTGCTTATCCCATTCAGTGAGCAGCGTGGCCGCTTGTCAGAAGGTCAAACGATCTTGGTTTATGTATACACGGACAAGGCGTCAGGTCGTATTGTAGGTACAACAAAGTTCAACAAACTGTTGGACAAAACTCCGGCTCGATACCAACGAAACGAACAAGTGGACTTACTGATCGCTGAACGCAGCGATCTTGGCTATAAAGCCATCGTTAACGGTCAACATTGGGGAATGATTTTTCCATCTGATGTGATTGGTAAACTGTTTGTGGGTAAAAAGCTTAAAGGTTTCATTAAACAAATTCGTGAAGATGGCAAAATTGATCTATCACTGCAGAAAATTGGCGTGGCAAAGATGGATGATTTAAGCGAGAAAATTCTGAGTCTTCTAGAAAAGAAAGGTGGCTTCCTACCTTTGAGTGATAAGTCGACGCCTGAAGCGATTTTTGCTGCATTTAAAACCAGTAAAGGCACATTTAAGAAGAGTATTGGTGGCCTTTATAAGCAAGGCAAAATTCGTATTGAAAAAGACGGCATTTATCTAAAATCAGAATAG
- the rsmF gene encoding 16S rRNA (cytosine(1407)-C(5))-methyltransferase RsmF, whose amino-acid sequence MHSNVYLPEDFLSHIDSFLPEHLSMSDFIDACRKPLRKSIRVNTLKTTIEAFKEKAQQKGWNLQPIPWCQQGFWIEADESVVPLGNTAEHMAGLFYIQEASSMLPPSALYSESTDRFESVLDMAAAPGSKTTQLAALMNNKGVLVANEFAASRVKVLHANIERCGVRNAALSNYDARVFGGWLPEQFDAILLDAPCSGEGTVRKDPDAMKNWSLDSTAEIADTQKDLIESAFHALKVGGTLVYSTCALSPEENQHVAAHLLETFGDAVRTESLVTLFDGADKATTPEGYLHVFPQTYDSEGFFIAKFTKHASVTPPNVKKKLGKFPFSPLSKKDAGDVVTHLEQAFSLSLPEDGVLWKRDNDIWLFPSALEPMLGEFRFSRMGIKIAEQHKKGYKWQHQVATALTSADADSVALSVEDAREWFMGRDVRPEGLSGKGEVLVSYNGFIIGLGKWVGNRVKNGLPRELVRDKNLF is encoded by the coding sequence TTGCATTCTAACGTCTATCTCCCAGAAGATTTTCTCAGCCATATCGACAGCTTCCTCCCAGAGCACTTATCAATGAGTGATTTCATTGACGCTTGTCGTAAGCCGTTAAGAAAAAGTATTCGCGTCAACACGCTTAAGACGACGATAGAAGCCTTCAAAGAAAAAGCTCAGCAAAAAGGCTGGAACTTGCAGCCTATCCCTTGGTGTCAACAAGGCTTTTGGATCGAAGCCGATGAGTCCGTTGTACCACTTGGCAATACCGCAGAACATATGGCCGGACTGTTTTATATTCAAGAAGCCAGTTCAATGTTGCCGCCAAGTGCGCTTTACTCTGAGTCAACAGACCGTTTTGAATCAGTATTAGATATGGCTGCAGCACCGGGTTCAAAGACCACGCAGCTGGCCGCACTAATGAACAATAAAGGCGTTCTTGTTGCCAATGAGTTTGCAGCGAGCCGAGTTAAGGTTTTGCACGCTAACATTGAGCGTTGTGGTGTACGCAATGCAGCGCTCAGTAACTATGATGCGCGTGTATTCGGTGGCTGGTTACCCGAGCAATTTGACGCCATTTTGCTTGATGCGCCCTGCTCAGGCGAAGGTACGGTGCGCAAAGACCCTGATGCGATGAAAAACTGGAGTTTGGATTCCACCGCAGAGATCGCAGACACGCAAAAAGATCTGATTGAGAGCGCTTTCCACGCCTTAAAAGTAGGCGGTACCCTCGTCTATTCAACGTGTGCATTAAGCCCTGAAGAAAACCAACACGTGGCCGCACACCTCCTGGAGACGTTCGGCGATGCGGTTCGCACCGAAAGCTTAGTGACTTTATTTGACGGTGCAGACAAGGCGACAACGCCAGAAGGTTACTTACACGTCTTCCCGCAAACGTATGACAGCGAAGGATTCTTTATTGCCAAATTTACCAAGCACGCTTCAGTTACGCCGCCCAACGTCAAAAAGAAGCTTGGCAAGTTCCCATTTAGTCCGCTCAGCAAAAAAGATGCCGGTGACGTTGTCACTCACTTGGAGCAGGCATTTTCTCTCTCATTGCCAGAAGACGGCGTCCTTTGGAAACGCGACAACGACATTTGGCTATTTCCAAGTGCGCTTGAGCCAATGTTGGGTGAGTTCCGTTTTTCTCGCATGGGCATAAAAATCGCGGAGCAACACAAGAAAGGCTACAAATGGCAACATCAAGTAGCCACTGCGTTAACCAGCGCTGATGCAGATTCAGTCGCACTAAGCGTTGAAGACGCTAGAGAGTGGTTTATGGGTCGAGATGTACGACCAGAAGGCTTGAGTGGTAAAGGGGAAGTACTGGTTAGTTACAACGGCTTTATTATTGGGCTTGGAAAATGGGTGGGGAACCGCGTTAAAAATGGCCTGCCTAGAGAACTAGTACGCGACAAAAATCTGTTTTAA
- a CDS encoding PqiB family protein, whose product MSNDNQPQPSFEPEIKKTRRISPLWILPILTIALAGWLLAKAVHDAGQRVQIYFSDAQGLIAGRTTIRYQGLEVGMIRDINLSKDLSNIYVDADIYPEAAKLLGEDTKFWLVKPSASLSGISGLDALVSGNYIAIHPATESSSSKSKFTALESVPTELAINDGLTVTLRAKDLGGISVGSKIVYKKIPIGEVYNFKLDDDAETVVIKASIQEEFRHIITNKSRFWNVSGIGASVGFQGVDIRLESLGAILAGAIAVDSPDGGEPVKDGSDFRLYKNLKTAGRGIPVKITLPDNSNLKANGSPIMYRGLEIGRINNLALNDGRDSIVASASIEPAFSDMLNQGTLFLLEEAKVSLTGVENLSNLLTGNYLTLVPGKGPQTRDFVAIQQEELDRVQAKSVSLRLLADNSFGLEPGVNVLYRGIPVGSLSSVELVNDQVAMDIAIDVEYKHLIRSKNRFFVTGSASAELTEAGLNVTVPPAKQLLTGSISFVSEGKETKRAEFTLFQTKALAELAKHNQSGAKTIKLFASELPPIKQGSPLLYRNMQVGSISGYDLTDGGVYINVTIDNKYKHLMTKQTVFWNRSGVEVEASLSGINVKAAPLRTLIDGGIAFDNLPGIENKTGKHWKLYSDFNSARKFGQSITLFTTTNEQAISKGMAIKYQGVKVGEVMLTLPDFEKDRVEVVARILPEYVKQLTNSGAYYWMVKPEIGLNGVKNLGAIVSQFIAVEPGNGQPSKTFALHDFPKVDNGVQFILQSENRGSIKPGTPILYRDIEVGRVTMVELGPFADRVVSTIEIDPDYAYLVRANSVFWNASGLNVQFGLSGANVKAGTIDSLLRGGITFSTPESTQLQPKAEAGQTFYLNKEGDSSWKEWRTAIPAP is encoded by the coding sequence ATGAGTAATGATAATCAGCCACAGCCCTCTTTTGAGCCTGAGATAAAGAAAACGCGTCGGATATCACCGCTTTGGATCTTGCCTATTTTAACCATCGCCCTCGCTGGGTGGTTGTTGGCAAAAGCCGTGCACGATGCCGGGCAACGCGTTCAAATTTACTTCTCCGATGCACAAGGCTTGATAGCAGGACGAACCACAATTCGCTACCAGGGCCTTGAAGTCGGCATGATTCGTGATATCAACCTCTCTAAAGACTTATCGAACATCTATGTCGATGCCGACATCTACCCAGAAGCGGCAAAGCTACTTGGTGAAGACACTAAGTTTTGGTTGGTCAAACCTTCTGCCTCTTTGTCTGGGATCTCGGGTCTGGATGCCTTAGTGTCTGGTAACTACATCGCTATCCACCCAGCAACAGAGTCAAGCAGCTCGAAATCTAAGTTCACCGCACTGGAATCCGTTCCGACAGAGCTAGCTATTAACGATGGGCTTACTGTTACATTACGAGCCAAAGATCTTGGTGGCATCTCTGTTGGCTCTAAGATTGTCTACAAAAAAATACCCATTGGCGAAGTTTACAACTTCAAGCTGGATGACGATGCAGAAACCGTCGTAATCAAAGCATCGATCCAAGAAGAATTTCGTCACATCATCACCAACAAAAGTCGCTTCTGGAACGTGAGTGGCATTGGCGCCAGTGTTGGTTTTCAGGGCGTCGATATTCGCTTAGAGAGCCTAGGTGCGATACTAGCAGGGGCGATTGCGGTTGACTCTCCCGATGGAGGTGAGCCAGTAAAAGATGGTTCCGATTTTAGACTTTACAAAAACCTAAAAACCGCAGGACGAGGCATACCAGTCAAAATCACGCTACCAGACAACAGTAACCTCAAAGCAAACGGCTCACCGATCATGTATCGTGGACTGGAGATTGGTCGAATCAATAACCTAGCCCTCAATGATGGCCGCGACTCAATTGTCGCCTCTGCCTCAATTGAGCCAGCATTTAGTGATATGCTCAACCAAGGTACTCTATTCTTACTGGAAGAAGCAAAAGTCTCCCTCACTGGTGTCGAGAACTTGTCGAACTTACTCACAGGCAACTATCTCACTTTAGTACCGGGCAAAGGGCCACAAACTCGCGATTTTGTGGCGATTCAACAAGAAGAACTCGATCGAGTCCAAGCAAAATCCGTTTCACTTCGCCTGCTGGCTGACAACTCTTTTGGTTTAGAACCTGGGGTGAATGTCCTTTATCGCGGCATCCCGGTTGGTAGCCTCTCCAGCGTCGAACTGGTGAACGACCAAGTGGCAATGGATATCGCAATTGATGTCGAATACAAACACCTTATTCGTTCAAAGAATCGTTTCTTCGTTACAGGTAGTGCATCAGCAGAACTTACCGAGGCGGGCTTGAATGTTACCGTCCCACCTGCAAAACAACTGCTGACTGGCTCCATCAGTTTTGTGAGTGAGGGAAAGGAAACCAAGAGAGCAGAATTCACTCTGTTTCAAACTAAAGCACTGGCTGAGCTTGCAAAACACAATCAGTCTGGTGCGAAGACAATAAAGCTGTTCGCATCTGAGCTACCACCAATTAAACAAGGCAGTCCTCTTCTTTACCGAAACATGCAGGTGGGCAGCATCTCTGGTTACGATCTTACCGATGGCGGTGTCTATATCAATGTGACCATTGATAACAAGTACAAGCACCTAATGACCAAACAGACTGTATTTTGGAATCGCTCTGGTGTTGAGGTAGAAGCGTCACTATCGGGTATTAACGTGAAAGCTGCGCCATTGAGAACACTTATTGACGGTGGTATTGCGTTTGACAACCTCCCAGGTATTGAAAATAAAACCGGTAAACATTGGAAATTGTACTCTGACTTCAACTCGGCACGAAAGTTTGGCCAATCTATCACTCTGTTTACGACGACCAACGAGCAAGCCATCAGTAAAGGCATGGCCATCAAATACCAAGGCGTAAAAGTGGGCGAAGTGATGCTCACCCTGCCCGACTTCGAGAAAGATCGCGTCGAGGTTGTCGCACGCATCCTTCCTGAGTACGTAAAACAGTTAACCAACTCTGGTGCCTACTACTGGATGGTGAAGCCAGAGATTGGCTTAAATGGCGTGAAAAACCTAGGGGCAATCGTCTCTCAGTTTATTGCTGTAGAGCCTGGTAATGGTCAGCCAAGCAAAACATTTGCCCTGCATGATTTTCCGAAAGTCGACAATGGCGTGCAATTCATTTTACAAAGTGAGAATCGAGGCTCGATTAAACCAGGGACCCCAATCCTTTACCGCGACATCGAAGTCGGTCGAGTGACGATGGTTGAGTTAGGCCCATTTGCGGACCGTGTCGTCTCTACTATCGAGATCGACCCCGATTATGCCTACTTAGTGAGAGCTAATAGTGTGTTTTGGAATGCCTCTGGGCTCAACGTCCAATTTGGCTTATCCGGAGCGAACGTGAAAGCGGGCACGATCGACAGCTTATTGCGTGGTGGTATCACTTTCTCAACACCAGAAAGCACTCAGTTACAACCTAAGGCAGAAGCGGGCCAGACGTTCTACCTCAATAAAGAAGGCGATTCGAGCTGGAAAGAGTGGCGTACCGCCATCCCTGCCCCTTAA
- a CDS encoding paraquat-inducible protein A has protein sequence MRTCAHSSPASQVRLCENCELPIDTIPLKPGQHANCPRCGTTVYRSEHASLNGNLALAFTCLLLFIPSYYFDFITIRLVGVMIEGTLMEGFHALVKEGYLGLALLTLFCHTIAPLAMCFSILTAHLSLKQRWFKPFKWSLYVLDHSRHWVMLDVFLISVAISCFKLQDYSDIFVGNALYSLVILQVITILIISRVSTRRYWELWHPESQLAISDKHIHCPSCHLSQQEASNCIRCGSALHHRKPNSMQKTWALLIAATIAIFPANLIPISILITNGQLLEDTIFSGVASLINNDMLGIAIIIFVASIVVPVAKIIGLAYLLICIQFNMVNDHRQALRIYRAIKWIGKWSMTDLFVIAIMLTLVDRGQILNFTPGFGAVAFGIVVVLTMLAAESIDPRLLWDRHASQFQSEPNNTVE, from the coding sequence ATGAGAACCTGTGCCCACTCATCACCCGCTTCGCAAGTTCGTTTGTGTGAAAACTGCGAGCTGCCCATTGACACGATTCCCTTAAAACCAGGGCAACATGCGAACTGTCCTCGTTGTGGTACCACCGTATACCGCAGCGAGCATGCATCACTCAATGGGAATCTCGCGCTCGCTTTTACCTGTTTACTGCTGTTTATTCCCTCTTATTACTTCGACTTCATTACGATTCGTTTAGTGGGTGTCATGATTGAAGGCACTTTAATGGAAGGCTTTCACGCCCTCGTTAAAGAAGGCTATCTAGGTCTCGCTCTACTCACTTTGTTCTGCCACACCATAGCCCCCCTCGCTATGTGTTTTTCGATCCTCACTGCACACCTTTCACTTAAACAACGTTGGTTCAAACCTTTTAAATGGTCGCTGTATGTTCTTGACCATAGTCGACATTGGGTGATGCTGGATGTGTTCTTAATCAGTGTGGCTATCTCCTGCTTTAAGCTTCAGGACTACTCCGATATCTTTGTCGGTAATGCGTTGTACAGTTTGGTCATTTTACAGGTGATCACTATTCTCATTATCAGCCGAGTAAGCACCCGTCGATACTGGGAATTGTGGCACCCCGAAAGCCAGCTCGCGATCAGCGACAAACATATTCATTGCCCTAGCTGTCACCTATCGCAACAGGAAGCATCAAACTGCATTCGCTGTGGTAGTGCGCTGCACCACCGTAAGCCCAACTCAATGCAGAAAACATGGGCATTGTTAATTGCGGCGACCATAGCAATATTTCCTGCAAACCTGATCCCAATCTCGATTCTGATCACCAATGGCCAGTTATTGGAAGATACCATCTTCTCTGGTGTGGCATCATTGATAAACAACGACATGCTCGGTATTGCCATCATCATATTTGTGGCCAGTATCGTGGTGCCAGTCGCAAAAATTATTGGGCTGGCATACCTTCTGATTTGCATTCAATTCAACATGGTGAATGACCATCGGCAGGCGTTGAGGATATATCGCGCCATTAAATGGATTGGTAAATGGTCGATGACAGATTTGTTTGTCATCGCCATCATGTTGACACTGGTCGATCGCGGACAAATCCTGAACTTCACTCCAGGGTTTGGCGCGGTTGCATTCGGAATTGTGGTGGTCTTAACTATGTTAGCCGCCGAATCTATCGACCCGAGATTGTTATGGGATAGGCACGCTTCCCAATTTCAATCCGAGCCGAATAACACTGTTGAGTAG
- a CDS encoding ABC transporter ATP-binding protein, whose translation MTYSKDTISRSWLITQVKNHKPRLIVANIIAIIATLISVPIPLLMPLMVDEVLLDQPGSGLAAMNLFMLDNWQTPIGYIAMTLLLVVLMRTVSQGLNILQGRQFTLVSKTITYQIRCKMIDKLGRISIAQYETRGSGGINAHLITDIETIDQFIGSTLSKFIISFLTVIGTAVVLLWLDWRLGLFILLVNPVVVYFSKKLGGMVKHLKKRENQAFEKFQNRLVETLDGIYQLRAANRERDFLNQLKEQADEVRTNADKYAWQSEAAGRLSFLLFLIGFELFRAVAMVMVLFSDLTIGQIFAVFGYLWFMLGPVQELLSIQFSWYSAKAALYRINTLLDLDEEPQVVSKINPFDGHTQVDVSIENVVFSYNSDKDVLNQLSLHIPAGKKVALVGASGGGKSTLIQLLIGVYKQREGIIRFNGADTNDIGFDIIRDKIAVVLQQPILFNDSLRHNLTLGKEYDDFSIWNALKVAQLQDVTDQLVDGLETQIGKNGIRLSGGQRQRLAIARMILSDPQFVILDEATSALDTATEAALHTALGEFLKDRTTLIVAHRLSAVKQADLIYVLEDGQVTQSGTHIELVEKEGLYQTLYGTVQSAS comes from the coding sequence ATGACGTATAGCAAAGACACTATTAGCCGTTCCTGGTTGATAACTCAAGTAAAAAATCACAAACCGCGTTTGATTGTTGCCAATATCATCGCGATCATCGCTACGCTAATTAGCGTACCTATCCCACTATTGATGCCGCTGATGGTTGATGAGGTCCTCTTGGATCAACCAGGAAGTGGACTTGCTGCGATGAACCTCTTTATGCTCGACAACTGGCAAACACCAATAGGATACATCGCGATGACCTTGCTGCTGGTGGTCCTCATGCGTACGGTCAGTCAGGGGCTCAATATTCTACAAGGTCGCCAGTTTACTCTGGTGTCAAAAACCATTACTTATCAGATCCGCTGTAAAATGATCGACAAGCTTGGACGTATTAGCATTGCACAATACGAAACGCGCGGTAGCGGTGGCATCAACGCTCACCTGATCACTGACATCGAAACCATCGACCAATTCATTGGCTCTACCCTGAGCAAATTCATTATTAGCTTCCTCACCGTTATCGGCACTGCAGTTGTGTTGCTGTGGCTGGACTGGCGTCTTGGGCTGTTTATCTTGTTAGTTAACCCTGTCGTGGTCTACTTCTCTAAAAAGCTAGGCGGCATGGTCAAACATCTTAAAAAACGTGAGAACCAAGCTTTTGAGAAATTTCAAAACCGCTTGGTCGAGACCTTGGATGGCATTTATCAGCTTCGCGCAGCAAATCGTGAACGTGACTTCTTAAATCAATTGAAAGAGCAAGCCGACGAAGTAAGAACCAACGCTGACAAGTACGCTTGGCAATCTGAAGCTGCCGGACGCCTCTCTTTCCTGCTTTTCTTAATCGGCTTTGAACTATTTAGAGCCGTTGCTATGGTGATGGTGCTATTTAGTGATTTAACCATAGGCCAGATTTTCGCCGTTTTCGGCTACTTGTGGTTTATGCTCGGCCCAGTTCAAGAGCTTCTTAGTATCCAGTTCTCATGGTACAGCGCAAAGGCCGCTCTCTACCGTATCAATACCCTGCTCGATTTAGATGAAGAACCGCAAGTTGTCAGTAAGATCAACCCATTTGACGGGCACACGCAAGTAGACGTCTCGATTGAGAATGTGGTGTTTTCTTATAATTCAGACAAAGATGTCCTTAACCAACTGAGTCTGCACATACCTGCAGGTAAGAAAGTCGCACTGGTTGGTGCCAGTGGTGGCGGTAAGTCAACCCTCATCCAGTTACTTATCGGCGTCTATAAACAACGCGAAGGCATTATTAGGTTCAATGGTGCTGACACAAATGACATAGGTTTTGACATTATTCGAGATAAAATTGCTGTTGTTTTACAGCAACCTATACTCTTTAATGACAGCTTGAGGCATAATTTGACTCTTGGAAAAGAGTACGATGACTTCTCTATTTGGAATGCACTCAAAGTCGCCCAGCTTCAAGATGTCACGGACCAGTTGGTCGATGGACTAGAAACGCAGATCGGCAAAAACGGCATTCGATTGTCAGGTGGTCAAAGACAACGCCTCGCGATTGCGCGCATGATTCTAAGTGATCCGCAGTTCGTCATTTTAGACGAAGCCACATCGGCTCTGGATACAGCAACAGAAGCAGCATTACACACTGCACTCGGAGAGTTTTTAAAAGATCGCACCACACTCATTGTGGCTCATCGACTCTCGGCAGTTAAACAGGCCGACCTTATTTACGTACTCGAAGATGGTCAGGTAACACAATCAGGAACCCATATTGAATTGGTCGAAAAAGAAGGACTGTACCAAACCTTGTACGGCACGGTGCAATCTGCAAGCTAG
- a CDS encoding GAF domain-containing protein, with product MNLDNYERLTKQAVALIESETDLIANLSNISALLFMELEDLNWAGFYLMKQGELVLGPFQGKPACVRIPLGRGVCGTAAATNTVQRVYDVHAFEGHIACDAASNSEIVIPFSINGEIAGVLDIDSPSIGRFSEIDETGLTKFMDSIEKLLNSHTNVG from the coding sequence ATGAATTTAGACAATTACGAGCGCCTGACAAAACAAGCTGTTGCACTCATCGAGTCGGAAACCGATCTCATCGCTAACCTTTCTAATATTAGTGCACTTCTATTCATGGAGTTAGAAGACCTTAACTGGGCAGGCTTTTATTTGATGAAACAGGGTGAATTGGTTCTTGGTCCATTTCAAGGTAAACCGGCCTGTGTTCGTATCCCGCTAGGGCGTGGTGTATGTGGCACCGCCGCAGCAACGAATACTGTACAACGTGTATACGATGTTCATGCTTTCGAAGGTCATATTGCCTGCGATGCGGCAAGCAATTCTGAGATCGTAATTCCGTTTTCTATAAATGGCGAGATTGCCGGGGTGTTGGACATTGATAGCCCAAGTATTGGCCGATTCAGCGAAATTGATGAAACTGGACTAACAAAGTTCATGGATTCAATAGAAAAGCTGCTCAATTCCCATACAAACGTGGGCTAA
- the proQ gene encoding RNA chaperone ProQ, with product MENTEKLKNSKEIIAYIAECFPKCFTVEGEAKPLKIGIFQDLAERLKDDEKVSKTQLRAALRQYTSSWRYLHGVKPGAVRVDLDGNDCGVLEEEHVEHAKATLAESKAKVAARRKEQAQKARDEGKAKPKAKKPQGARKPQTTKKTAKVSKPVETRALNADEMIIGKQVNVNMGKGNMAATIVEINKEDVRVQLVNGLQMVVKAEHLRA from the coding sequence ATGGAAAACACTGAGAAGTTGAAGAACAGCAAAGAAATTATCGCGTATATTGCTGAATGTTTCCCTAAATGCTTTACTGTAGAAGGTGAAGCGAAACCACTTAAAATTGGTATCTTTCAAGATCTTGCTGAGCGTCTAAAAGATGACGAGAAAGTAAGCAAGACTCAGCTACGTGCAGCGTTAAGACAATACACTTCTTCTTGGCGTTATCTACACGGTGTTAAGCCTGGTGCAGTACGTGTTGACCTTGACGGCAATGACTGTGGTGTACTAGAAGAAGAACATGTAGAGCACGCGAAAGCGACGCTAGCAGAGAGCAAAGCAAAAGTAGCTGCGCGTCGTAAAGAGCAAGCTCAAAAAGCTCGCGACGAAGGTAAAGCGAAGCCTAAAGCTAAAAAGCCACAAGGTGCACGTAAGCCACAGACTACAAAGAAAACAGCGAAAGTAAGTAAGCCAGTTGAAACGCGCGCTTTGAATGCAGATGAGATGATCATCGGTAAGCAAGTAAACGTAAACATGGGCAAAGGGAACATGGCTGCGACCATTGTTGAAATCAATAAGGAAGATGTGCGCGTTCAGCTAGTAAATGGCCTACAAATGGTTGTTAAAGCGGAGCACCTGCGCGCATAA